A single Perca flavescens isolate YP-PL-M2 chromosome 2, PFLA_1.0, whole genome shotgun sequence DNA region contains:
- the LOC114546437 gene encoding caspase-1: protein MGNLWSGGDKDPETSQRADPPRGAVIAQNGGVFNQPQFSGVTVGGNLTVQVTQGPGAAGAPRSVPAEDCVPADDGAPADDGVPADKKLFSVRTQFVERVSNAVLDQLLDKVLEHEIINDGEMQSMNIKAKADKARDLIDTVRKKGTKASSVLITALREADPCLSRELKLR from the exons ATGGGAAACTTGTGGAGCGGGGGGGATAAAGATCCAGAGACATCCCAGCGTG CTGATCCTCCGAGGGGAGCAGTCATCGCCCAGAATGGAGGGGTTTTCAACCAACCTCAGTTTAGTGGTGTTACCGTCGGAGGGAATCTAACGGTCCAAGTCACGCAGG GTCCAGGTGCGGCAGGTGCACCGAGGAGTGTCCCAGCAGAGGACTGCGTCCCCGCTGACGACGGCGCCCCCGCTGACGACGGTGTCCCCGCTGATAAGAAACTGTTCTCAGTTCGGACACAGTTTGTAGAAAGAGTGTCTAATGCTGTTCTGGACCAGCTTCTGGATAAAGTGCTTGAGCATGAGATCATAAATGATGGTGAAATGCAGTCAATGAACATTAAAGCCAAAGCAGACAAAGCACGAGACCTGATCGACACGGTGCGGAAGAAAGGAACTAAAGCCAGCTCGGTTCTGATCACCGCTCTCCGTGAGGCCGATCCGTGTCTTTCCAGAGAGCTGAAACTACGCTGA
- the LOC114546445 gene encoding caspase-1: MGNWWSGGDKDPETSQRADPPRGAVIAQNGGVFNQPQFSGVNVRGNLTVQVTQGPGAAGAPRSVPAEHCVPAEDGVPADKKLFSVRTQFVERVSNAVLDQLLDKVLEHEIINDGEMQSMNIKAKADKARDLIDTVRKKGTKASSVLITALREADPCLSRELKLR; this comes from the exons ATGGGAAACTGGTGGAGCGGGGGGGATAAAGATCCAGAGACATCCCAGCGTG CTGATCCTCCGAGGGGAGCAGTCATCGCCCAGAATGGAGGGGTTTTCAACCAACCTCAGTTTAGTGGTGTTAACGTCAGAGGGAATCTAACGGTCCAAGTCACGCAGG GTCCAGGTGCGGCAGGTGCACCGAGGAGTGTCCCAGCAGAGCACTGCGTCCCCGCTGAGGACGGCGTCCCCGCTGATAAGAAACTGTTCTCAGTTCGGACACAGTTTGTAGAAAGAGTGTCTAATGCTGTTCTGGACCAGCTTCTGGATAAAGTGCTTGAGCATGAGATCATAAATGATGGTGAAATGCAGTCAATGAACATTAAAGCCAAAGCAGACAAAGCACGAGACCTGATCGACACGGTGCGGAAGAAAGGAACTAAAGCCAGCTCGGTTCTGATCACCGCTCTCCGTGAGGCCGATCCGTGTCTTTCCAGAGAGCTGAAACTACGCTGA
- the zgc:172076 gene encoding creatine kinase B-type, which translates to MSCRTNTTIVRPFVVLTGRNADDMWKVKPPVVFSKESRYRPILESLVPADPMSQFHLSRRSPDEEFPDLGRNYTWMGRILTPAMYRRQFHRCTNSGVIFDDVIRPGLEEPGHWSGPVSVGCAAGDAESYILFCDFFDRVIESHHGHKITSRTPESDFNHDNLKGGDDLDRSYAVRCEVSVVRGVEDFCFSTHCSRGERRQLLTLARKALQRLEEEEALPGRLLLLQDLSPEQQRELNLNSPSASQLRIGVARDWPDARAVWASTDGGLVVWINMEDHLRLVSTRDDANITEAFKRLYVNLQKLGGFYRELRHPFTWKQQLGWVSSSPADVGTGLRIRVHLRLQHLPQHNRLQDVLKRLRICMDTTESPALYAVSNAATFGLSEVALTQLVLDGVKLLIAMEMRLEGGGNIEELVPTQK; encoded by the exons CTCCGGTTGTCTTTTCTAAGGAGTCGAGGTATCGGCCGATTTTGGAG AGTTTGGTCCCAGCTGACCCCATGTCCCAGTTCCACCTGAGCCGACGTTCCCCCGACGAGGAGTTCCCTGACCTGGGCAGGAACTACACCTGGATGGGACGGATCCTCACACCGGCCATGTACCGCCGGCAGTTCCACCGCTGTACCAACAGCGGAGTCATCTTCGACGATGTCATCCGCCCGGGCCTCGAGGAACCag gtCATTGGTCCGGTCCGGTTTCTGTGGGCTGTGCCGCGGGCGATGCTGAGTCCTACATCCTGTTCTGTGACTTCTTCGACCGAGTTATCGAGTCGCATCACGGACACAAGATCACCagccggacgccggagagcgACTTCAACCACGACAACCTGAAG gggggcGATGACTTGGACAGGTCATACGCTGTACGCTGTGAGGTGAGTGTAGTTCGAGGCGTTGAAGACTTCTGCTTCTCGACACACTGCAGCCGAGGAGAGCGCCGACAGCTCCTCACGCTGGCCAGGAAAG CTCTGCAGcggctggaggaggaggaggcgttGCCGGGGCGACTCCTCTTACTGCAGGATCTGAGCCCGGAGCAGCAGAGGGAGCTGAACCTGAACTCTCCGTCTGCCTCCCAGCTGCGTATCGGCGTGGCCCGGGACTGGCCCGATGCCAGGGCCGTCTG GGCGAGTACCGATGGCGGCCTGGTGGTCTGGATCAACATGGAGGACCACCTCAGACTGGTGTCCACACGGGATGACGCAAACATCACAGAGGCGTTTAAACGCCTCTACGTCAACCTGCAGAAG CTGGGCGGGTTTTACCGCGAGCTCCGACACCCGTTCACCTGGAAGCAGCAGCTGGGCTGGGTGAGCAGCTCTCCGGCCGACGTGGGGACGGGGCTGAGGATCAGAGTCCACCTCAGACTGCAACACCTCCCCCAACACAACCGGCTGCAGGACGTCCTGAAGAGGCTGAGGATCTGCATGGACACCACAG AATCCCCGGCACTGTACGCTGTGAGCAATGCGGCGACCTTCGGCCTGAGCGAGGTGGCTCTGACCCAGCTGGTGCTGGATGGGGTCAAACTGCTTATCGCCATGGAGATGAGGCTGGAGGGCGGCGGCAACATCGAAGAGCTCGTTCCTACGCAGAAGTAG